TCAACTGACGACTTGATTATTATACACTCTATTACCCCTTTTGTCAACACTTTTTTTCATTTTTTTTGAACTTTTTTTCATTATACTATATATTGTGGATTATTTCTTATTATACATACTATTTGCATCGATTACAATAAAAAAGAACTGTAACAAATCGTTACAGTTCCTTTATCAGCCTATTTTAAACCACATTTAATTTTTTCTTTAGTTCTCAAACAAACCTCTATAAATTTATCAATACCCAAAGTTCCGCAAATAAATATTACAGGTGCGAAATTTGAAAAATATCTTCGGTTTGTTTCCCAGCAAAGCAAAAACAAATATACTCCAAATATCGTCAAATACAATGAAAACATCTTTTTACGTTTTTCATCATCAGAGCATACAAATCCCCATGCAGCAGTTAACATCAAAATTAATATTGCAATATGCATTGATGTTGCATATGTTGCATACTTTTTATAATTCTTCCCCTCGGGCAAAATCCAATTATGCAACTTTGTATCGGTTTGAGGATTACAATTATAAAAATCTTCAGCACCATATGTTCCGTTTCCGAAATCTGCTGTTGATTTTGTCATTGCCAAATCAAATATACCACAAAAACCCAATTTTTTTATTCTATCGAAAATCTCTTTATTTATCTTACTGTTTCTGTTTTCATCGTAATCATATTTCCTTGTAAACTCATAATCCTCAGGATTATATACACCATCACCTTTAAGCCCCATCATGACCCAATGATTATACGGTGTATTTTCACCATTAGCCGTTTGTCTGTCCAAATGAGAAGAATACATATATAAATTAAATGTTACATTAAATATCATCATAATACTCACTACGCTGACAAGAATTTTCGTAAACTCCTTGAATTTTCTGTTTATGAGCAAATCAATGCCTACCGCTATAGCAATTATGATTACAGTGAATTTATTCAAACTTCCTATTGTAATTGTCAGTCCCATTAATATATATGTAATTATTTTTCTTTTTCCCGATTGCTCTTTAGAGTTCAGATATAAATAGAAAAATAATACCGGGAACATAACAGAAAGCATATCAGTATACACAGCACCGCCCAAAAAATAGAATTGCACACTGAATCCAAACAGTACCAATGCAAAAACAGCATGTTTTACGTCAGCTATTTTCTTGCAAATCAGTGATACTATTACTGTTGTACAGCTTACCATAATACTGTTTATTACGACAGAAACCGCAAAATAGTCTTTAATTCCAAATATTGATGCAATTTTGAAAAACAAATGCAAAAATGCCATTGCCGCAAGATTGTTAGGAAATCTATAGAAATATTCATAATAATTTTCAAACGTCCCTGTTTCAACCCATTCAATAGCACCTTTATGTATCGCGCCAACATCCCACAACGGATCATACCTTAATGCAATTCCCAATACAATCTCTATTATAAACATACCTATACCAAATGAGATAAGTATCTTATTATAATTTTTCTCAATGAATTTCTCGTTTTTGGAAAGGTTTTTATATATTATTGTCAACCCGACTAAGCATATTGTTGTAACACAAATCAAGTGCAATGCTTTATAATATGTATTATGCAATATTATATTTATTGCAGTAAAAGTAAAACATATTGCAAACAACAAATAAAATAACCATATGATTTTTTTCTTCATATGTACTTCTCCTTAAACATTAATTAACACCTGCAAACATACTGATAATACCTATACAAATAGGTACAACCATAGCTATTGCGGTAACAAGACAAATAATTCTGATTGTTTTTTTGCTAAACATTTCTTACACCTCTATTCCGTTTTATCAAGTAATCTGCTTATAATAGACGCAGCCTGCGCACGAGTTGCGGTTTGCTGCGGTCTGAACGTATCATCGTCCATACCCGATATTAAGCCGTTTGTATACGCATATCTGACGCCGTCCAATGCCCATTGCGATATTTGGCTTACATCATCAAACTGTAAATCGACAGGAGTAAGTATGTTATAAGACTCCTCCTCATCACAACTGTATTGATACAGCATATAAACCATATACGCCATTTCTTCACGTTTTATCGG
The DNA window shown above is from Hominilimicola fabiformis and carries:
- a CDS encoding glycosyltransferase family 39 protein — its product is MKKKIIWLFYLLFAICFTFTAINIILHNTYYKALHLICVTTICLVGLTIIYKNLSKNEKFIEKNYNKILISFGIGMFIIEIVLGIALRYDPLWDVGAIHKGAIEWVETGTFENYYEYFYRFPNNLAAMAFLHLFFKIASIFGIKDYFAVSVVINSIMVSCTTVIVSLICKKIADVKHAVFALVLFGFSVQFYFLGGAVYTDMLSVMFPVLFFYLYLNSKEQSGKRKIITYILMGLTITIGSLNKFTVIIIAIAVGIDLLINRKFKEFTKILVSVVSIMMIFNVTFNLYMYSSHLDRQTANGENTPYNHWVMMGLKGDGVYNPEDYEFTRKYDYDENRNSKINKEIFDRIKKLGFCGIFDLAMTKSTADFGNGTYGAEDFYNCNPQTDTKLHNWILPEGKNYKKYATYATSMHIAILILMLTAAWGFVCSDDEKRKKMFSLYLTIFGVYLFLLCWETNRRYFSNFAPVIFICGTLGIDKFIEVCLRTKEKIKCGLK